TTGAATATACGACGTGTGATGGCTTTGAGCTTTTCTAGCTTCTTGTTCCACCACATTGGTGATTTGTTagattttacttctttttcggGGCAGCTTCGTTCGTAGGCATTGATTATGCCATTATTGAGCATTTTGACCGCGGCATTAAGagatttgtcggccgtttggtgtagtggttcagaacggactactatgccgagaggtcccgggttcgattcccggccgggcagaaattgaaatgatgaattttaatttctgtgacgggtctgggtgttactatgtataatatgtatgtatttaaaaaaaaaagaaaaaagtatataagtagtgtaTCCgtcaagctagcacccataacacaagcattaagttgcttactttggggctagctggcgctgtgtgaaattgtccaaagatttatttatttatttaagagaGTCCGGTGTTTTGATGGTTTTGGGTATATCCTTTAGATTCTCACTGAGCAGGGTTATATACATATCCCAGGAGGTGTCTTTTGGATTTCTTACTCTTAGATATTGAGCTTCTACCAGCCCTGAAATATCAAAACGTATATGTCTATGATCAGACATTGAGTTTTCGCTGCTGACGTGCCATTTTGTTAtacattttgacacattttctGTTGCGAATGTTATATCTATTACTTCCTGTCTGGTTTTTGTTACGAATGTTGGCGTGTGGCCATTGTTCAGCACCTGTAGACAGTTAGATAGAAGAAaatcggatagtaactcacctcTCATGTTGGTATCCGAGCTTCCCCAGATGGTATGGTGGGCGTTAGCATCGCATCCCACTATCAGTTCCGACTTTTGTCTTCTAGAGTATTCCAGGACGTTAGTCAGTTCTTCAGTGGGATCTTGCTTATCTCCAGGAAGATATGCCGAGCAGAAGAGTACCTTGGACCTGTTTGGCCCTTTGACTTCTACGTACGCGGTGACAGTATCTTCGCTGCAAAGTTCTGGAACAGGTAAGAAGTTAGTATTTTTGTTAAACACGATACAAGCCCTAGGTTTGCGGCCTTTTTCGCATACAAGAATCTTACCAGCGTTGTTCAGACCGGCTACCATGGAGTCGGCGTTTATCCATGGTTCTTGAATGAGGGCGATGTCCAGGCCACCTTCGCTGAAGATCTTTTCTATGACCGCAGAGGCTGCGATAGCTTGGTGTAGGTTGGCCTGTAGTATCGCCATCCCCTTTGGGCGTTGAGGTTGGTGGGGACTATTGTGCTTGGGAGCCGCGGCGCCCTTGTGTGCCCCGCCGCCCTCGGTGCGGTCCTCTGTGCTGCCCCCTTCCTCTGGGCGGATGTGCGCCCCTTGTGGTCCCCCTGTTGGGGGGAAACCGCGTTCCCCTTCCCCTGTTTGGGAATGTGGAAGTAGAGGTTGAGGGGGTGGAAGGAGGGTTGACCCGTTGTGGTCCTGTGCGGAC
This genomic stretch from Ostrinia nubilalis chromosome 14, ilOstNubi1.1, whole genome shotgun sequence harbors:
- the LOC135078302 gene encoding uncharacterized protein LOC135078302 is translated as MMDLKANIGFKKVQFRIKGPIQDYKPSAEPPTTAATTTTSTPVPTNLTTPPEGEGERGFPPTGGPQGAHIRPEEGGSTEDRTEGGGAHKGAAAPKHNSPHQPQRPKGMAILQANLHQAIAASAVIEKIFSEGGLDIALIQEPWINADSMVAGLNNAELCSEDTVTAYVEVKGPNRSKVLFCSAYLPGDKQDPTEELTNVLEYSRRQKSELIVGCDANAHHTIWGSSDTNMRGELLSDFLLSNCLQVLNNGHTPTFVTKTRQEVIDITFATENVSKCITKWHVSSENSMSDHRHIRFDISGLVEAQYLRVRNPKDTSWDMYITLLSENLKDIPKTIKTPDSLK